The following DNA comes from Salvia splendens isolate huo1 chromosome 17, SspV2, whole genome shotgun sequence.
gtgcattcgtaggccactgttttggactagccccattttcgcaaggaagtccgccgctttgttcccctccctgtgtatgaaggtggctcggaatttgagttggcgtttgagaatggttagttgcgccaccgcttgccgagcgagtgccggcccccatcccgtcccattgaccaatttgattgcttgctctgcatctgactcaatccagattggtaggccgaattccttggctatatttagcccgtgaatcatggccaacagctccgcttctaacgccgagtgggcttcaaggggtgtgctgacggcgacgagcatcttacccgagtggtctcgaataatcccgccagcccctgtactgccgttcgcttcattataggagccatccgtgttgagctttatccacggctgatccggggggttccatttgattgccatggctaggggtagcgccctgattgccgccgcttgttgaggaatattgattccaagtttaactcccttccaatgtttcggcttcaagcttccattagacatagcatttcgaatgaacatgtggacctgccataccacgttttgtggtttaaactgtgtgccttggtggcggctcctgtttctctccgaccaaataaaccaaaggatgaggtatggagtggctcggctaagatgtttcttgttcggctgttggcaccttcgcgcccacacttcgattctcgtagggattgtgtcattgatatggatgcatgggaacgggcctgtgaaccagccgtcgaactcactccatactctgcgagctccatatccctggatgaagaggtgttggagtgactcagtgttcggtctgtgggggcagcattggcacttagaggctagctcaatctcccgccactgaagtttcgtgtcaaccggcacccgattggagagaagcctccagataaagatggctattgagttggtgaggcctaccttccaaacgtcccccaaaccatggatgatcgggtttcgtcctcgaagtgtgtcccatgtcgaagccaccgtgaattccccatgcttagagaggttccacctcgggatatcctgttcgtcatggaggatcggtgtattaatgatgccatcgataacatgctgagggaggccggcctgattgtgaaggagttgaagcttgggcacatcccaaccaccatttgtaatgaactccgagacccggggtggttggtcttcccctatcatcaagactaagttccctcagagggctattgccaagccaaatgtcatcccagaagtagatgtccccttgtcccactagccatctcatgtgcggttgcgcgaggggccatgctcttgagagccttctccacgtagggctactcctgctcggcaatctcaaggtgagcggtgtggagttggagcaatattttgtcatcatgtatcttgcccaaagggagttttgctcccgaaatcgccaccaaagtttgatattgaaggcgcggaggacctccatagtttttcggatcccaaggcctccttcatcagtgggccggcacatttgttcccatccaatccaatgggtccgcttcttttcattcgtagacccccaaaagaatcgggccatttgttgatcaagttgcttgagggtaccggccgtgggctcgacggcttgaaagatgtgcaaggggatcgcttcaagagtgctcttaatcaacgtaagccttcctccaaaggataggtgacggtgtgcccatcctgagatccttcttgcaatcttttcccgtagaaagaggaacatgtccgtgcgtttggcaccacgatagatagggactccgagatagagaaaaggaaaggcccctctagagaagcctccttccgcctggatcgagtttgcccaatgttcatgggcctcggcaatatagaaattactcttggcgaggctgacttgttggccggagactctttcatatttttcgagacaggctcttagccggcgcataggatttgccgccgcttgagtgaagatgataatgtcatccgcataggctagatggctgatctccatgcatctccgggaggctttgaacgtcatgtccttttgaccgaggatgagcttatctaatgctcgggacaggtagtccgcagcgattacgaacagagcgggggagatcgggtctccttgccgaagtcctcgagttgatctaaagaagcccgagggtgccccgttaacaaggaccgagaaccagcaatacccaatacacctctccataagtgaaatccatgaatccgggaaacccatacggcgtaaaactttgaagaggaatgaccattggaccctatcataggctttagccatgtcaatctttactgccacattaggtgctggggagcatctagcaagctcatggaacatctcttgggccagaagtgcgttgtcgttaaggagccgacctttgacaaatccactttggtttggggagatgacctgtgggaggaaaggagagagtcgagaggtgagtaccttggtaatgatcttgtttaaaacattgcagagactgatgggtcggtagtcggtccatgactccggcgatgccttctttgggataaggactatgcttgtggccgtgatgctcctcggcaggaaggcccctctgaagaactgtctgattgcttccactacctccggccccacaatgggccagcaggcttgatagaaggtggccgagaagccgtcgggtccgggtgcactatctccggaaatgcaaaaggtggcactcctgacctcgtccgcacttggagcatctgcgatgtcagcgaactgctcggctgagtggacctgctggattaggtcgaggtctggatcttcaagtgtcggattgttgggggcaaggagttgttggaagaactccactgcggactttttaatctcggcttcctcggtgagctcctgcccattgacacgtattgaatggatgcggagacgaaccctcttttgtttcacccagctttggtagaaccgggtatttttgtctccctcggcaagccacctcaaagctgccttctgtcgccaaaaatcttcttccattctcagcaaaaggatgtactcggcaatgtgtttgttgatcgctgtcctgtgatccggagtcggccttgcttcgaaacaagattgggccagagcaatttcttcctccttttcttttagattagcatggatgtttccaaaaacctctttgttccacttcttaagggcctttttaactctggcctgcttgatttgaatgtttaggattccacccgcccccgtgggctcctcccatgctttttgcactacggccatgaatccttcatgtcggatccacatgttctggaacctgaaagccttggctccagcggatgtgttcatcttcgtgcacctgacaagaattggtccatggtccgaggcaatccgggggaggttcgtaacccgagtagcctcgaaggtcttagtccaatcctcgctgacaagcactctatccaacctttcaaaaaggccattcttggcccaagtgaatgccgctccatcaaaaccagggtcaagcagcctacaatcttccgttgcctccgcaaaatctaccatctcggcttgccggttggtatcacttccgactctgtcttggtgagatagcatggtgttgaaatcgccaccgatgatccaaggtgttccctcaagaggcccggcaatctctctcatcttgtcccataagtgatgtctttcagcccttgtacatttggcgtacacggctgagatggccaccggcctagcaaggcggtgggatttgaggtacccgtgaagaatttgttccgagtcaacctcaatatcaaaagtggacccctcttccgcaaacatccaaatcttctcgttcgtgttcgaaccaatgaaggacagccccaaggccttagagaaacggtccgggtccggttgtgtgagcggttccattattgcaagaaataaaacattatgacaaccaattagtcttttcagaacgttttgagtgggcgcattcgcgatccccctcacgttccaaaacatgagattgtacgacattattaacaagaagggtgcgtacccaaagaggttgaaggccctccttgatagtcagtacggtgttgctcattgttcggagcgacctcctcggcgtccttggccgaactgttgcctcctaacttctcggcccccacgtgcaattccataaggtcttcgtccgcatccccacaattctcaacatcaaattctccgttctccatgagagtataatattggttagtgctcatgtggttctttgccgagaagaacccacgcccccttgtcaaagcatggcgcgcgcctcctctcggattccctcgccgaactggtgagaccaagctcctcgcattgggggagccccactccacgtccatgattcccacgtggtgttggtggttcggtggtgggatgcaatggattcccccggttcggtggggacttcccaatctcgatcccggcaatGAGCCCGGCAattctgagttccggagctcggtccgctccccaaagtagagtcacccttggagttcggtccctcccaggaagtatcaccggagtcctccccatttgttttgttattgtttggtcgatcaccggccttgccttgcttcttcccctgatgtttccattcgttggagctggaggcattcttccccatatcttgcttccccttctcggtctgtctctcgggttgtggctgttttggcgggccgttgtggtagtttctctttggcggccgttccttcttgcccgtcgcatagcacacctcacttgcatggccgacatgtttgcattctcggcaatatgatggtatcttatcccatcggactcgcttgcaccgtttctcgcccaccaagatcgaggattatctcttcggtaggtggttttgtgatgtctatctcgacgcaaattcgggcaaatgaaagccgagtcttgtttgccgtggctcgatcaatttgtattggattgccgagaagcttgccgatggcgaataaggcggattggtcgaaaagatgaatggggaggccaattaggttgcaccaaattgccgcaatgggggactcgcagtaagcatcaaagtccggggaccatttgaagaccctcatcgggtgtcggtcaatgagccaaacgggcgtaccccttgggcctccaaggattcgggcatagtccgccaagtcctcgcattgaatgagaatatgtttagcattaatgtacttccaactaaatccacaccgaagtttaatattatcgagggtcttttggatttgcagtcccgtagggatagagtgagagaacttacccacaatggcgtgtcccatgctctcagcaagcttttgagtttccgctccggagaagtaaatggccgggatgccgtcggacactgaagcaaatccaatgttctggagcttatccggttcaaaggcttgggggccggtagggtcagtcgagcctttgagcatgtccgccatcgttttcggccgaccggggtggcttgcggcgccttcaccccggccttgtagagtgttactcgccaagcccgacggggtacccctaagcaagtccgccatcgatttcggccacggcgagggccccagtgtagcttctaccccccccaagttgattaactacattcaggcccttgtgttgcggcatccgtcgcggacttaggtgtgtttccatttctcttcggattgttgagttcggcttctccattctcggttgtggatcttctcggcacctacgttgccgttgtgtgcccttctcggcttttccattctcggcttttcggcttttttctttctcggtgtggatcttctcagactttttccttctcggtgagggtctgttcggcatcatccataggcgtatcgttgggtgttggtgtgtctcttgtcactgcaaccatctcggcactaggcgtggccttgttcatcgtctcgataaaaggcttttctcggtagacgttagggttcgacttcggtcgcggctggccgaactCCGCACTATgatgttccgaactagcctcaaacgtagctcggagcttgctagttcgtcctcgttcgagaggggaaagtcctcaagagagggtccatttccatcccgaggtgtgtgtgtgacactttgcatgcatcccgaagggtttagggggaactccagtggattgtggccggccgtaatgagaggttgcgcaaccaatgtgtctagcatctccgccgagtccaaggcggctaagtggatgatttcggcctttgttggttgcgttggggcctccacgacaatcgtctcacgtgagctcttgggacggaaaggagttagcccactttcggaaggaggttttggtctccaagccaattcgggaaagttgggttgctgcaaaaaggagctagatttttgttgttttgggggctcaacggatgcattggggccagcatcacgtggtgttccgaagtggcaaggcgccaaggaactttcggaaagtgattttgttgttgtgcccatttcgggcaagttgactagcgcgtccacccaggccttttgacccatgctagagccatctctctccgagcagccatcatgtgggggggttgtgctctcctccgtcaccagtccccgcgtttgcgccggccgcaaggtcatcggccggagcgttgtcaacagttctggcgccggcaagttcttcattaatcttagcttcatcttcaccgttgagattaggggagggctccatcgacgtcgggaagatggggccttgCATTTGggcttccgaccggcgagctcccttcggccccgaaatcaatcttcttcctaagttgcttgtcctccggcatcggtgagggtacgaaccttttccgaccagtgcctttgatgggaggggctggtgtactttccgtgccttcaccttcattttcaaagtttttcctcgccactttctgcagggaaaaattatggaggaagactcctccgacgtgaaattcattggctggtccgagagagggtcctcggccggccggaggaccattagctggtccgagatggtgcgcggttcttctgactccggggggggatccggcaggCGCTCCGAGCATGATCGAGAGAatgagtcgagtcaccagccgctccggagctttgttcgtgccttagccaagGGAGTGGTTGGTttggtgagaatccgaggtcgggaggatggtgggtggctggtggagcgggggcgtgaggAGGACCGTCGACAGTGGTGAGCCGAGCAAGAATGGGGTGGGCAgcgatgtgggaactcaaaacgtggtgggggattctagagagaagggagagcgtctctctctaacttacaattCCCTCCTTGACGTGTAAAAGATGTAACTGTTGTATCTTTTGATCAAGGATAGCTATAGGTTTCTCTTCATAGTTTAAATCTGGTGTTAGACTAACCTCTTCATAGTGGATTATGTGCTTCGGGTCATAAACATATTTCCGGAGTTGAGACACATGAAACACGTTGTGTACATTTCCCAAGCATGGTGGTAATGCCAAACGATATGCCACCGGACCTACTTCGTCAAGAACCTCGTAAGGCCCGATGAAACGTGGCTTCAATTTTCCTTTGATTCCAAACCTAGTTATCCCTTTAGAAGGAGATATCTTCAAAAACACCTTATCTCCGATGTTAAACTTCAACTCCGTCCGACGTGCATCGAAATAAGACTTTTGCcgatcttgtgcctccttgattCTCAATCGAATTTGCCTCACGATCACAATCATGTCATTTATCAAATCTGGACCTAGCATTTTTctttcaccaacttcatcccagtaaagtggcgATCTGCACTTTCTTCCATATAATGCCTCGTATGGTGCCATATCAATGGTCGcctggtagctattgttgtatgCAAATTCTATTAAAGGCAAAACGGATTCCCAACTACCTCCTCTATTCAGTATGACTGCTCGTAACATATCTTCTAGggtctgaatcgttctttctgACTGTCCATCCGTTTGTGGATGAAATGCTGTGCTAAAATTTAGTATTGAGCCCAGTTCCTTCTGCAAGCTTTTCCAAACCCTTGAGGTGAGTTTCGGATCTCGATCCGAGGTGATTGTTATCGGGATTCCATGTAGACGTACGATTTCTTGGACATACAACTGAGCTAACTTCTCTGACCCATAAGTGATATGAATGGGAATGAAATGAGCACACTTGGTAAGGCGGTCAACGATAACCCAGATAGCAGTATTTCCTCGTTTGGTTTTAGGCAGACCTATTACAAAGTCCATTGTTATATGATCCCATTTCCACTCAGGGATTTCTAaaggttgcaatttcccatgaGGTCGTTGGTGCAATGCCTTAACTTGCTGGCATGCTAGGCATCTTTCCACGAACATGGTAATGCTTCTTTTCAtaccatcccaccaaaatttctttttcaagtcttgatacatcttagTGCTCCCTGGATGGGCAGTATACGGTGtgtcatgagcttcactcaaaatcttaTTTCTGAGCTCATCATTATTTGGCAAACAGATTCTCCCATCGAAGGTGAGGGCattgtctgcttcttctttaaAATTTTTTCCATCACCAGATCGTACTTTTTCTCGAATCTTTTCCATGATGTCATGTTGTCTTTGTGCGTTTATAATTTGAGTTCTCAAATCTGGTTCCATCACTAAGGTGGCAATTTTCGCTTCCACTGTTTCATGTGGTTGTACTACTTCCAGCCCCATTTTGTTGAATTCTCGCCATAGTTCTTCTTCTTGAGTGATCACCACTACTAACTGCTGAGATTTTCGACTAAGAGCATCAGCTACCACATTAGCCTTgcctgggtggtagtttatgCCACAATCGTAATCTTTCACTAATTCCAGCCATCTTCTCTGTCGCATATTcagttccttttgttcaaagaagtatttgagactcttatgatcagTGAAAATCTCACATCGAGCTCTATAAAGGTGGTGCCTCCATATTTTCAGAGCATGTACTACCGCGGCTAATTCCAAATCATGTGTCGGGTAATTCATCTCTTGGGGCCTCAGTTGTCGTGACGCATAAGCAATTACTTTCTcattttgcatcaacacacaacCCAACCCATTCTTTGAGGCATCTGTGTAAATTACATAGCTTGTTCCTGATTCAGGGACTGCTAACACCGGAGctgttgttaatttttccttCAGCAGTTGGAAGCTATGTTCGCATTCTGATGTCCACACAAACCTGATGCCCTTTTtaagttgttgcgtcattggcctagAAATCTTGGAGAAACCTTCAATGAACCTTCTGTAGTAGCCGGCCAACCCAAGGAAGCTTCGAATTTCACTAGGGGTGGTTGGTGGTTTCCAGTTTTGTATAGCCTCCACTTTTGCCGGATCCACTCGAATGCCTTCCGCAGTTACCACATGTCCAAGGAAGTTCACCTCATTtagccaaaattcacatttgctAAATTTTGCATAGAGCTTTTCAGTCCTCAAGGTTTCTAATGCAACTCTGAGGTGTTCTTCATGTTCCTTTACACCCTTCGAGTAGATGAGTACGTCGTCTATGAAGACCAAGACGAACTTATCCAGATAGGGATGGAATACGCGATTCATTAGATCCATAAATACAGCAGGGGCATTAGTcaatccaaaaggcattactaaaaattcataatgaccatatcggGTGCGAAAAGCCGTTTTGGGTACATCTTCTGGTCGAATCCTTAACTGGTGATAGCCGGATCTTAAATCCATTTTGGAGAATACCCTAGCATCCTTGAGCTGATCGAACAAATCGTCTATCCTCGGCAATGGGTATTTATTCTTAAGTGTTAGCTTGTTCAGTTCCCGATAGCAATACACATTCTTAGcgatccatccttctttttgACAAAGAGTACAGGAGCTCCCCATGGTGAAGTGCTAGGTCTGACAAAGCCTAGATCCATGAGTTCCTGTaactgtatcttgagttctccCAATTCCTTTGCCGCCATccggtatggtgctttcgatatTGGGGCAGATCCAGGTTCCAAATCAATGTTAAATTCCAGTTGTCTATCAGGTGGTAACCCAGGTAGAACATCAGGAAACACGTCTGGAAACTCACGCACGACGTTCACATCCCcgatttccatttttttcttatgttccTCGTTCTGGTAAACGAGGTAAGCGGAACACCCTTTTCTTATTAATGTTGCTGCTTGTAAGGCAGAGATTATGGATTGTCGTTTATTCATGGTGACCCCATAGAAACTTGTTAGTGCTTCGCTTGTGTTTTGAAAgaaaatttttctttctttacatTGGATGGTGACATGGTTTTCagccaaccaatccattcctagtaTAAGGTCAACATCACACATTTTCAGGACCTTCAAATTACTAACTAGGATCCTATGTTCCCCCAATAAGacttctatgttcgagcaagttcgagTGATTTCTATAATTCCTCCGACGGGTGAGGTTACCTTGATTTTATATTCAGCTGGTTCAGTTGTCAGTCTCAAGGTATCAACACAAGAGTCCGATATAAAAGAATGTGAAGCTCCAGtatcaaataataaaatgacaGGTATGTCAAGTAGCATggccatacctgccagatttcCTTTTTCTCCCTCAGGTTGCTCCCGCCTCAGTGCGTAGGCCCTGGCCTGTGTTGGAAGCCTCAGTTGATGGTGTTGCAGACATCGTGGGGGTTGTTGCTGACCTCTCTGAGGTTGTACATTTACCGCCCGTAGCGGGGAGTGTTGTCCTAGTGGATAGGGTCCTGTACCCCTTCCATAAGACTTGGTTGGACAATTTTTtgcaaaatgaccaattttACCACACTTATAACAAGCTTCAGTCCCGGCTCTACATATCCCATTATGT
Coding sequences within:
- the LOC121774369 gene encoding uncharacterized protein LOC121774369 encodes the protein MPPRRIGRPRGRGRGRGIGVVPPPEQEEFEEQREITPPPPPPLVSDRRKEEIFLKQKPPIFDGMGDPTDAETWIRTIERIFNLFHFTDPERLICVPFQLKGSADYWWEARKKIMGAQELTNMTWEQFKEGFYEKYIPKSYRKNKEMEFYNLKQGRMSVTDYERIFTDMSRYAPDQVNTEEKLAEKFCGGLRHEIRMALASHGGLSYSESLQRALAIESAMPVEKPMPSVPPPRAQIQSPGDKRKWDGNQTQCEQKKPWYGQDYAQNFPRQLTFNSAGSRPSPIPCSNCNKIHNGICRAGTEACYKCGKIGHFAKNCPTKSYGRGTGPYPLGQHSPLRAVNVQPQRGQQQPPRCLQHHQLRLPTQARAYALRREQPEGEKGNLAGMAMLLDIPVILLFDTGASHSFISDSCVDTLRLTTEPAEYKIKVTSPVGGIIEITRTCSNIEVLLGEHRILVSNLKVLKMCDVDLILGMDWLAENHVTIQCKERKIFFQNTSEALTSFYGVTMNKRQSIISALQAATLIRKGCSAYLVYQNEEHKKKMEIGDVNVVREFPDVFPDVLPGLPPDRQLEFNIDLEPGSAPISKAPYRMAAKELGELKIQLQELMDLGFVRPSTSPWGAPVLFVKKKDGSLRMCIAIGN